From a single Cyclobacterium marinum DSM 745 genomic region:
- a CDS encoding sodium:solute symporter: protein MDLSLIDLVVFLSYMLAIILFGASFYFKKRSANDYITGGGRLPSWAIGMSIFATFVSSISFLALPGSAYLSNWSGFVFSLSIPIAAILAVKFFVPLYRGIKNPSAYYYLETKFGAWARTYASICYLLTQLARMGAIMYLLALPMNVMFGWSIPMIIVVTGVSVLIYSIMGGFEAVIWTDAIQGIVLISGALACLLIIMFSMPEGPGQVFTIGAEHDKFSLGSLGFSLSESTFWVILIYGLFINLQNFGVDQNYVQRYLSAKSDKEAVKSTLLGSLLYIPVSLLFFFIGTALFAYYQAMPELLPEAYSGMDQADKVFPYFIVSGLPVGMTGLLIASIFAAGMSTISTSINSSATIILTDHYKRYISPDVSGKSEMRVLLFSSFIMGLLAIIVAIAFNGVESALDAWWALSAIFSGGILGLFLLGFIGKNIKQKYAAIGVALGVLVIAWMSLSPVILEEGMRFRSTFHANLTIVFGTIVIFLVGFLFSAIANRKN from the coding sequence ATGGATTTATCCCTTATTGATTTAGTTGTTTTTTTGTCCTATATGTTGGCCATCATTTTATTTGGGGCCTCCTTTTATTTCAAAAAGCGTTCTGCAAATGACTACATTACCGGAGGGGGTAGATTACCCTCATGGGCTATAGGGATGTCCATCTTTGCTACTTTTGTGAGTAGTATCAGTTTTTTAGCATTGCCAGGAAGTGCATATTTGTCCAATTGGAGTGGGTTTGTATTTAGCTTATCCATTCCAATTGCGGCAATTTTAGCGGTTAAGTTTTTTGTTCCTTTATACAGAGGAATTAAAAACCCTTCAGCGTATTATTACCTGGAAACAAAATTTGGTGCATGGGCCAGAACTTATGCATCCATTTGTTACTTATTGACTCAATTGGCGCGAATGGGTGCTATCATGTATTTATTGGCGCTGCCAATGAACGTAATGTTTGGATGGAGTATCCCGATGATTATTGTAGTTACAGGAGTCAGTGTATTGATTTATTCCATAATGGGAGGCTTTGAAGCTGTTATTTGGACCGATGCCATTCAAGGAATAGTTCTCATTTCAGGTGCATTAGCATGCTTATTAATCATCATGTTTTCCATGCCTGAAGGGCCGGGACAAGTCTTTACCATTGGGGCAGAACATGACAAATTTAGTTTGGGGAGCTTAGGCTTTAGCCTCTCTGAAAGCACATTTTGGGTGATATTGATCTACGGATTATTTATAAATCTGCAGAATTTCGGTGTGGATCAAAACTATGTGCAACGTTACTTAAGTGCCAAATCAGACAAGGAAGCGGTAAAATCTACTTTATTGGGTAGCCTTTTATACATTCCGGTGTCACTTCTGTTTTTCTTTATTGGTACTGCTCTTTTTGCTTATTATCAGGCAATGCCGGAATTATTACCCGAGGCCTATAGTGGTATGGATCAAGCTGATAAAGTTTTTCCATATTTTATAGTTAGTGGCTTGCCTGTGGGAATGACGGGGCTACTTATTGCTTCTATTTTTGCTGCGGGAATGAGTACAATTTCTACAAGCATCAATAGTTCTGCCACCATCATTCTAACAGATCATTATAAAAGGTACATTTCCCCGGATGTTAGCGGGAAATCTGAAATGAGAGTATTACTTTTCTCATCTTTCATTATGGGTTTATTGGCCATTATAGTAGCCATTGCCTTCAATGGGGTGGAAAGTGCCTTGGATGCATGGTGGGCTTTGTCTGCTATATTTAGCGGTGGTATACTGGGCTTGTTTTTGCTTGGGTTTATCGGTAAAAATATCAAACAAAAGTATGCTGCAATCGGCGTCGCATTAGGCGTTTTGGTGATTGCTTGGATGAGTTTGTCTCCCGTTATACTGGAAGAAGGCATGAGATTCAGAAGTACCTTTCATGCCAACCTTACCATAGTTTTTGGTACCATAGTTATATTCTTGGTAGGGTTTTTATTTTCTGCGATAGCCAATAGAAAGAACTAA
- a CDS encoding dihydrodipicolinate synthase family protein yields MQRDLKTNPLKGVIPPMATLLLDDDHLDKAGTCQLIEHLIAGGVHGIFILGTTGECTNISYKLRRELISLTCEKVDGRVPVLVGITDTSLEESLALSKLSKEAGAAAVVAAPPYYYGLGESELITYFKKLADALPLPLYLYNMPSHTKTMMSQKAVLELAKHPNVYGLKDSSGQAVFFNAMIYAFRDRPDFTLLVGPEEMMASTVLMGGNGGVSGGANIFPKLFVDLYNAADKGDLKEVARLQEMVMEIADEIYAMGSYGSSFLKGLKASMSILGIGNGYLATPLSAFESDQIEAIKKKLTGLKAYEIYA; encoded by the coding sequence ATGCAAAGAGATTTAAAAACAAATCCATTGAAAGGGGTAATACCTCCAATGGCAACACTTTTGTTAGATGATGATCATTTAGACAAAGCAGGAACTTGCCAATTGATTGAACACTTGATAGCCGGAGGGGTTCATGGTATTTTTATACTTGGCACTACAGGTGAATGTACCAATATTTCCTATAAGTTAAGAAGGGAATTAATTTCACTAACCTGTGAAAAAGTGGACGGTAGAGTACCTGTTTTGGTGGGGATTACCGACACTTCTCTCGAAGAAAGCTTGGCTTTAAGTAAGTTGTCTAAAGAAGCCGGTGCAGCCGCAGTGGTGGCTGCACCACCCTATTATTACGGTTTAGGAGAAAGTGAATTGATTACATATTTCAAAAAGCTTGCAGATGCTTTACCTCTTCCGTTGTATTTGTACAATATGCCTTCACATACCAAAACAATGATGAGTCAAAAAGCTGTTTTGGAACTGGCAAAGCATCCCAATGTCTATGGATTGAAAGACAGTTCAGGACAAGCGGTGTTTTTTAATGCCATGATTTATGCTTTCAGAGATCGACCTGATTTCACCTTGCTCGTTGGTCCTGAAGAAATGATGGCTTCTACGGTTTTGATGGGAGGAAATGGAGGTGTAAGTGGAGGAGCCAATATTTTCCCCAAGCTGTTTGTGGATTTATACAATGCAGCCGATAAGGGGGATTTAAAGGAAGTTGCTCGATTGCAAGAAATGGTAATGGAAATTGCTGACGAAATTTATGCCATGGGTTCCTATGGTTCAAGTTTCTTGAAAGGTTTAAAAGCTTCCATGTCCATTTTAGGTATTGGAAATGGCTATTTGGCCACACCTTTATCCGCCTTCGAAAGCGACCAAATTGAAGCTATTAAGAAAAAATTGACCGGGCTTAAGGCCTATGAAATTTACGCATAA
- a CDS encoding sialidase family protein: MRKVTLSMLAITAGLILNSCGGANDKKAETQEDTQLVPNDITGNYHLPEKQKVGEGALVHAELIYPLDDRPTPQVHASTLVETPSGIVAAFFAGTHEKNPDVGIWVSHLGDGQWTRPVEVANGVQNKDLRYPTWNPVLFQPKEGPLMLFYKVGPDPRGWWGMLMTSEDDGKTWSEPRKLGEDPAVGPLLGPVKNKAVQLEDGTIIAPTSIERKHDDDVFWMVHFEMSKDNGQTWEVVGPINDGVEFDAIQPSILFHKDGSLQILCRTRQGVISESWSTDNGQTWSPMKATSLPNPNSGTDAVTLADGRQLLIYNHSTKEGEEPKGRNILNLAISDDGKDWKPFMTLENEPNESGYSYPAIIQSKDGMVHMTYTYDRKTVKYVVVDPSKI, encoded by the coding sequence ATGAGAAAAGTAACACTTTCAATGCTCGCAATAACTGCCGGTTTAATATTGAATTCTTGTGGTGGGGCGAATGATAAAAAGGCCGAAACCCAGGAAGATACGCAATTGGTACCTAATGACATTACAGGGAATTATCACCTGCCTGAAAAACAAAAAGTAGGAGAAGGGGCTCTTGTCCATGCGGAACTTATTTACCCGTTGGATGACCGACCTACACCACAGGTTCATGCTTCAACTTTAGTGGAAACACCCTCAGGGATCGTCGCTGCTTTTTTCGCAGGAACTCATGAGAAAAATCCGGATGTTGGAATTTGGGTAAGTCATTTGGGAGATGGTCAATGGACCAGACCGGTAGAAGTGGCCAATGGGGTACAAAATAAAGACCTAAGGTATCCAACTTGGAATCCTGTCTTATTTCAACCCAAAGAAGGCCCACTGATGCTTTTTTATAAAGTTGGACCTGATCCTAGAGGATGGTGGGGCATGCTAATGACTTCAGAGGATGATGGCAAAACCTGGTCTGAGCCAAGGAAATTAGGTGAAGATCCGGCAGTTGGCCCACTGTTAGGCCCTGTAAAAAATAAAGCTGTTCAGCTAGAAGACGGGACCATTATCGCCCCAACAAGTATTGAAAGGAAGCATGATGACGATGTCTTTTGGATGGTTCATTTTGAAATGAGTAAAGACAATGGTCAAACCTGGGAGGTAGTTGGTCCTATTAATGATGGGGTGGAATTTGATGCCATCCAACCAAGTATTTTATTTCATAAAGACGGCTCTCTTCAGATTTTATGCCGCACAAGACAAGGTGTGATATCAGAGAGTTGGTCTACGGACAATGGTCAAACCTGGTCTCCTATGAAGGCCACTTCACTTCCCAATCCAAACTCAGGAACTGATGCAGTAACCTTGGCAGATGGAAGGCAGCTTTTGATATATAACCATAGCACCAAAGAAGGTGAAGAGCCAAAGGGAAGGAATATCTTAAATTTGGCTATCTCTGATGATGGGAAAGATTGGAAACCATTCATGACCCTTGAGAACGAACCCAACGAATCCGGCTACAGTTACCCTGCCATCATCCAAAGTAAAGATGGGATGGTCCATATGACGTATACTTACGATAGAAAAACAGTGAAGTATGTCGTAGTTGATCCAAGTAAAATTTAA
- a CDS encoding fucose isomerase, with protein MSKEIYLIASGDLRLSANQTCWPAQKEMEDSLQGVFDNLGVNVIRTHKFDEEKGHGFIDSQKMGMEVFRTIDPEKPLIVAESVWQFSHHVLAGLTTHKGPILTIANWSGQWPGLVGMLNLNGSLTKAGVSYSTIWSKEFNDEFFLNGFKEWLETGKITHDLSHVRDFDSKDAPAKAVEIGSSFAKEFRRNKAIMGVFDEGCMGMFNAIIPDHLLHKTGLFKERLSQSTLYAAMQNVSAEEAEEVLEWLLDRGLTFNWGKNPETELTREQTLEQCKMYVAALRLADKFGCDTIGIQYQQGLNELCPASDLVEGLLNNTERPPVTDEQGVEILAGKALPHFNEVDECAGLDSLITYHLWDQLGLVGDNTLHDLRYGENFTIDGKEEFVWVFLISGAAPPSHFSGGYKGASSDRQPAMYFPQGGGSLKGVSKPGHIVWSRVFVMDDQLHCDLGTGKVVELPEEETKRRWEMTTPEWPIMHGVLDGVNRDQMMARHKANHIHVVYAENEESAVEACYAKAAAMNELGIKTSLCGI; from the coding sequence ATGAGTAAAGAGATATACCTGATTGCCAGTGGCGATTTGAGACTTTCTGCCAACCAAACTTGTTGGCCTGCACAAAAAGAAATGGAAGACAGCCTGCAAGGCGTTTTTGATAATCTAGGGGTAAATGTCATTAGAACCCATAAGTTTGATGAAGAAAAGGGGCATGGCTTTATTGATTCTCAGAAAATGGGAATGGAAGTTTTTAGAACAATAGATCCCGAAAAGCCACTAATTGTGGCAGAAAGTGTTTGGCAATTCTCTCACCATGTTTTGGCAGGATTGACCACACACAAAGGGCCTATTTTAACCATAGCCAATTGGAGTGGACAATGGCCAGGGCTTGTAGGAATGCTTAATCTCAATGGTTCTTTAACCAAAGCCGGCGTATCTTATTCTACAATTTGGAGCAAGGAATTCAATGACGAATTCTTTTTAAATGGATTTAAAGAGTGGTTAGAAACAGGTAAAATCACACATGATCTTAGTCACGTTCGGGATTTTGATAGCAAGGATGCTCCAGCTAAAGCAGTGGAAATAGGAAGTTCCTTTGCCAAGGAATTTAGAAGAAACAAAGCCATAATGGGTGTGTTTGATGAAGGTTGTATGGGTATGTTTAATGCCATTATACCTGATCATTTATTGCACAAAACAGGCTTATTTAAAGAGCGGCTAAGTCAATCGACCTTGTATGCCGCCATGCAAAATGTTTCAGCAGAGGAAGCTGAAGAGGTTTTGGAGTGGTTACTCGATAGAGGCTTAACTTTTAATTGGGGCAAAAATCCCGAGACCGAGCTAACAAGAGAACAAACCCTTGAGCAATGTAAAATGTATGTGGCTGCTTTAAGGTTAGCCGACAAATTTGGTTGTGATACCATTGGTATACAGTACCAACAAGGGCTTAATGAGTTGTGCCCGGCCAGTGATCTTGTAGAAGGTTTGTTAAACAATACCGAAAGACCTCCGGTGACTGATGAACAGGGAGTTGAAATTCTAGCCGGAAAAGCCCTCCCACATTTCAATGAAGTTGATGAATGTGCAGGATTAGATAGTTTGATTACTTATCATTTGTGGGATCAATTGGGTTTGGTTGGAGACAATACCCTCCATGATTTGAGGTATGGAGAAAATTTCACCATTGATGGAAAAGAAGAGTTTGTGTGGGTATTCTTAATTTCAGGAGCAGCACCCCCATCACACTTTTCAGGAGGATATAAAGGAGCAAGTAGTGATAGGCAACCAGCCATGTATTTTCCGCAAGGAGGAGGAAGTTTAAAAGGTGTCAGTAAACCCGGACATATCGTATGGAGTAGGGTCTTTGTGATGGACGATCAATTGCATTGTGATCTAGGTACCGGTAAAGTGGTGGAATTGCCTGAGGAAGAAACCAAGAGAAGATGGGAAATGACCACCCCTGAGTGGCCAATTATGCATGGTGTATTAGATGGTGTAAATCGAGATCAGATGATGGCCAGACATAAGGCAAACCATATTCATGTGGTTTATGCAGAGAATGAAGAGAGTGCTGTTGAAGCCTGCTATGCAAAAGCTGCAGCAATGAATGAATTAGGAATTAAAACGTCACTTTGTGGTATTTAA
- a CDS encoding FG-GAP repeat domain-containing protein, giving the protein MMSTYKWLLCGLFTMVLMEPGVVLGQNSSRSVFDSPWQRHTIDDSSLGSDGTKFSDVNNDGKFDLVTGWEEGGVSRIYLHPENPQQKWPFIELPSPDVEDAFVSDLNGDGFMDLITLSEGEYQRITIHWAPADSDDYLNPKKWLSKDIPVTVGKTKWMFGRPINLDGKNGVDLVVGSKAPNGTLGWLEAPENPMTMEDWKYHEIARLGWVMSIELLDMNMDGETDIVFTDRKGDLRGLRWMENPGKGALHEEWTHHLLGIRDGEPMFMDYFESGKKEKVLNFVVPVVLHGWEHFEKKDGLWISQKIEFPDFVGDRAKSVTIGDINQDGFLDLTATFSQALGKSGVIAMMNFQTDSSYFIDISGEEGVKYDFILLKDMDGDGDLDIITSEETAADGSKKGLGVIWYENPIK; this is encoded by the coding sequence ATGATGTCAACCTATAAATGGCTTTTGTGTGGACTATTTACCATGGTATTGATGGAACCGGGTGTGGTTTTAGGCCAAAATAGCTCAAGATCAGTTTTTGACTCACCCTGGCAGCGACATACCATAGACGATTCATCCTTAGGCTCAGATGGGACAAAATTTTCTGATGTCAACAATGACGGGAAATTTGACTTGGTTACCGGCTGGGAAGAAGGGGGTGTTTCTCGTATTTATTTGCACCCGGAAAACCCTCAACAAAAATGGCCTTTTATTGAATTGCCGTCCCCTGATGTTGAAGATGCCTTTGTTTCAGATTTAAATGGCGACGGTTTCATGGATTTGATCACCTTGTCTGAAGGGGAGTACCAGCGGATTACCATTCACTGGGCGCCTGCTGATTCTGATGATTATTTAAATCCCAAAAAATGGCTTTCCAAGGATATCCCTGTTACCGTAGGTAAGACAAAGTGGATGTTTGGGCGCCCCATTAATCTGGATGGAAAAAATGGTGTGGATCTGGTAGTAGGCTCCAAAGCTCCCAATGGGACTTTGGGTTGGCTAGAGGCTCCTGAAAATCCAATGACAATGGAAGACTGGAAATACCATGAAATCGCTCGACTGGGTTGGGTAATGTCCATTGAGTTATTGGACATGAATATGGATGGGGAGACGGACATTGTATTTACCGATCGAAAAGGGGATTTACGTGGTTTGAGGTGGATGGAAAACCCTGGAAAAGGAGCTTTACATGAAGAGTGGACGCATCATTTACTGGGTATCAGAGATGGAGAACCAATGTTTATGGATTATTTTGAAAGTGGCAAAAAGGAAAAGGTACTGAATTTTGTTGTGCCGGTTGTTTTGCATGGATGGGAGCACTTTGAGAAGAAGGATGGACTTTGGATAAGTCAAAAGATTGAGTTTCCGGACTTCGTTGGAGACCGCGCAAAATCAGTTACGATAGGAGATATCAATCAAGATGGATTTTTGGACCTGACTGCTACCTTTTCTCAGGCCTTAGGCAAATCCGGAGTAATTGCCATGATGAATTTTCAAACGGATAGCTCATACTTTATAGACATCAGTGGTGAAGAAGGGGTGAAATATGACTTTATTTTGCTAAAGGATATGGATGGGGATGGGGATTTGGATATCATTACCTCGGAGGAAACAGCAGCAGATGGTTCAAAGAAAGGTCTGGGGGTAATCTGGTATGAAAACCCGATCAAATAA
- a CDS encoding sialidase family protein has translation MNQILMKRNPNLFLVFSIVFLICQSLYGQDKAAFLNPPKVIPVSDYEDWHQIENRKFSGISSLAIQEDKGEFWAVWYAGISPDEDENNYVVLSSSTDKGETWKETLVIDPDGGGMVRAFDPEVWVDPSGKVWVFWAQAVDKDAKIGGVWAIIGETSVDGGTSWSAPRRLTDGVMMCKPLILNNGDWVLPASTWRETDHSAKMVVSKDQGKTWEVVGGVHVPKEFRSFDEHHFVEKEDGKLWALLRTKYGIGESYSSDSGKTWSALEESFIAHPSARFFIRRLQSGNLLLVKHGPISVKTGRSHMMAFISKDDGATWSKGLLLDQRINVSYPDGQQTADGTIYITYDRSRTGDQEIWMTHFTEDDILYASYDEQMVKVFNNRKIISKKKE, from the coding sequence ATGAACCAAATATTAATGAAACGAAACCCAAATTTATTCCTAGTTTTTTCGATTGTTTTTTTGATTTGCCAAAGCTTGTATGGGCAAGATAAAGCAGCATTTTTAAACCCTCCAAAAGTAATTCCGGTATCAGATTATGAAGATTGGCACCAAATAGAAAATCGTAAATTTTCAGGAATCTCCAGTTTGGCCATTCAGGAAGATAAAGGGGAGTTTTGGGCTGTTTGGTATGCAGGAATTAGTCCTGATGAAGATGAAAACAATTATGTAGTGCTTTCCTCAAGTACCGATAAAGGGGAAACTTGGAAAGAAACCTTGGTGATAGATCCTGATGGCGGAGGCATGGTAAGGGCATTTGACCCTGAAGTATGGGTAGACCCTTCAGGTAAGGTGTGGGTGTTTTGGGCTCAAGCTGTTGATAAAGACGCCAAAATTGGTGGTGTATGGGCCATCATAGGTGAAACTTCTGTTGATGGAGGCACCAGCTGGTCTGCACCAAGAAGACTTACTGATGGTGTGATGATGTGTAAGCCGCTAATACTAAACAATGGTGATTGGGTTTTACCAGCCTCTACTTGGCGTGAGACGGATCATTCGGCCAAAATGGTGGTTTCAAAAGACCAAGGAAAAACTTGGGAAGTTGTTGGAGGTGTTCATGTACCCAAAGAATTTAGGTCCTTTGATGAGCACCATTTTGTAGAAAAAGAAGATGGTAAACTTTGGGCACTTTTAAGAACCAAATATGGTATTGGAGAAAGTTATTCAAGTGATTCAGGAAAGACATGGTCTGCCCTTGAAGAATCTTTTATAGCTCATCCTAGTGCCAGATTTTTTATAAGAAGATTACAATCCGGTAATTTGCTCTTGGTGAAACATGGACCTATATCTGTAAAAACAGGAAGAAGTCATATGATGGCTTTCATCTCTAAAGATGACGGAGCAACCTGGTCAAAAGGACTTTTGCTAGACCAAAGAATAAATGTTTCATATCCAGATGGACAACAAACGGCTGATGGTACGATTTACATTACTTATGACCGAAGTAGGACAGGGGATCAGGAGATATGGATGACCCACTTTACTGAGGATGATATACTTTATGCTTCCTATGATGAGCAAATGGTAAAAGTTTTCAATAACAGAAAAATCATAAGCAAGAAAAAGGAATAG
- a CDS encoding Gfo/Idh/MocA family protein — protein MNPLKLDRRKFIKGSTAMATLATVGVPTMTFSAPNKKYNVGLIGTGWYGKSDLFRLIQVADIEVIGISDPDTHLLDEAGKLISQRQQSRKTPKKYKHYRQMLDENKLDIVLVGSPDHWHALHAIDSIRSGAHVYLQKPISVDVIEGEAILAAARKYNKVVQIGTQRRSTPHLVEAKKNIVDKGLLGKVSHVEMCCYYHMRANGSPEIKPVPDFFDYDLWVGPGPMRPFDGLPHRRWWRTMIEYSNGITGDMCVHMFDAVRWTLGLGWPKSVFATGGIYVQKGGKSTIADTQTATFHYDDLDCVWNHRSWGTPQDPEYPWAYKIYGDKGTLKASVMKYEFIPQGKGEKITGDVVFEKEKYPEDLKEKDIELQAAPATRAHMINFIQAIEKGGKPVADIEEGHISTASCIMANMSMELGRPLSYDPKKRIIIGDEEATQLLTRKYRAPFVHPEPNEV, from the coding sequence ATGAACCCATTAAAGTTAGACCGTAGAAAATTTATTAAAGGAAGTACAGCAATGGCCACCTTGGCTACTGTAGGAGTGCCAACAATGACTTTTTCCGCCCCAAATAAAAAATACAATGTTGGGTTGATTGGCACAGGATGGTATGGTAAAAGTGACCTATTCAGACTCATTCAAGTGGCAGATATAGAAGTAATAGGCATTTCGGATCCTGATACTCACCTATTAGATGAAGCAGGAAAGCTTATCAGCCAAAGACAGCAGTCGAGAAAAACCCCAAAAAAATACAAACATTACCGGCAAATGCTTGATGAAAACAAGCTAGACATTGTTTTAGTGGGCAGCCCTGACCACTGGCATGCATTACATGCAATTGATTCCATTCGATCAGGTGCCCATGTATACCTCCAGAAACCAATTAGTGTAGATGTAATTGAAGGGGAAGCCATCTTAGCAGCTGCCAGAAAATACAATAAAGTTGTCCAGATAGGTACACAAAGAAGAAGCACTCCTCACTTAGTAGAGGCCAAGAAAAACATAGTTGATAAAGGACTATTGGGAAAAGTGTCACATGTAGAAATGTGTTGCTATTACCACATGAGGGCCAATGGCAGTCCTGAAATCAAGCCTGTCCCTGATTTTTTTGATTATGACCTTTGGGTAGGTCCCGGACCAATGCGGCCCTTTGATGGCCTTCCCCACAGAAGATGGTGGAGAACCATGATTGAATACAGCAATGGAATTACCGGTGATATGTGTGTGCATATGTTTGATGCCGTGCGTTGGACCCTTGGCTTAGGTTGGCCTAAGAGTGTTTTTGCCACAGGAGGAATTTATGTTCAAAAAGGGGGCAAATCTACCATTGCAGATACCCAAACGGCCACTTTCCACTATGATGATCTGGATTGCGTCTGGAACCATCGTTCTTGGGGAACTCCGCAAGACCCTGAATATCCGTGGGCCTACAAAATCTATGGGGACAAAGGGACTTTAAAGGCTTCTGTGATGAAGTATGAGTTTATTCCACAGGGCAAAGGTGAAAAAATAACAGGAGATGTAGTCTTTGAAAAAGAAAAATATCCTGAGGACCTTAAGGAAAAAGACATCGAACTCCAAGCTGCACCTGCCACCAGAGCACATATGATAAATTTCATTCAAGCGATAGAAAAAGGTGGAAAACCGGTGGCAGATATAGAAGAAGGACATATTTCCACTGCCAGTTGTATAATGGCAAATATGTCAATGGAATTGGGTAGACCTTTATCTTATGACCCGAAAAAAAGAATCATCATCGGAGATGAGGAAGCCACTCAACTATTGACCAGAAAGTACAGAGCGCCATTTGTCCACCCGGAACCAAACGAGGTATGA
- a CDS encoding Gfo/Idh/MocA family protein, which yields MKSSKNENQENSRRSFLKNAAIASSIVFVPRHVLGGVGFTAPSDQLNIAAIGAGGKGASDIKNASVNGRERVIALCDVDFNGSAKRSVENFPKAKLYSDYREMLDKEKDLDAVTISTPDHVHGPAASYAMNRGVHVYVQKPMTHNIQEARMLTEMARDKKIVTQMGNQGGSNPLLNMVQDWIDNDKIGKVSKVQVWTNRPVWPQGIPFPKAEPSKKPDNLNWDLWLGPAEYIPYTPNLHPFNWRGWWDYGTGALGDVGCHLIDIPFRTLGLKYPTDAEASVASIYTDMWTADYYPKSCPPASFITLHFDETTKSRSPIEMTWSDGGIKPSHPDIIPADSDIGGHDSANGVLIIGEKGIISTNINDSSPLMPKLYLNDGTTEFGPEVEKNDEPEYGHQRKWIDACKAGFNSPEHKALTSSFDYAGPMTETVLMGNLATRSYMLRRENAEGKAEFFGRKKLLWDGENMRITNLEEANQFVGRNHREGFKI from the coding sequence ATGAAATCATCAAAAAATGAAAATCAGGAAAATTCCAGACGTTCTTTTTTAAAGAATGCTGCGATCGCTTCCTCCATCGTATTCGTTCCTCGACATGTATTGGGTGGTGTCGGTTTTACTGCTCCAAGTGATCAGTTAAATATCGCAGCCATTGGAGCTGGTGGAAAAGGAGCCAGTGATATCAAAAACGCCTCAGTTAATGGCAGAGAGCGAGTGATCGCATTGTGTGATGTTGATTTTAATGGATCGGCAAAGCGTTCTGTTGAGAATTTTCCTAAAGCCAAGCTTTATTCGGATTACAGGGAAATGTTGGATAAAGAGAAAGACCTTGATGCTGTTACGATCTCTACTCCTGACCACGTTCACGGTCCTGCAGCTTCCTATGCCATGAATAGAGGTGTTCATGTGTATGTGCAAAAGCCGATGACCCATAACATTCAAGAAGCCCGTATGCTTACAGAAATGGCAAGGGACAAGAAGATTGTTACACAAATGGGTAACCAGGGCGGATCCAATCCATTGTTAAATATGGTTCAAGATTGGATTGATAATGATAAAATTGGTAAAGTGTCTAAAGTTCAGGTATGGACCAATAGACCTGTATGGCCTCAGGGGATTCCTTTTCCTAAGGCTGAACCATCAAAAAAACCTGACAATTTAAATTGGGACTTATGGTTAGGCCCTGCAGAATATATTCCCTACACGCCTAATCTTCATCCATTCAACTGGAGAGGCTGGTGGGATTACGGAACAGGTGCCCTTGGAGATGTTGGTTGTCACTTGATCGATATTCCTTTCAGAACTTTAGGTTTGAAGTATCCAACCGACGCAGAAGCCAGTGTGGCGTCAATTTATACAGACATGTGGACTGCGGATTATTATCCTAAAAGTTGCCCACCTGCTTCCTTTATTACCCTTCATTTTGATGAAACGACGAAAAGTAGATCGCCTATAGAAATGACATGGAGTGACGGTGGAATTAAACCTTCTCATCCGGACATTATCCCTGCTGACAGCGATATTGGTGGTCATGATAGTGCAAATGGCGTATTGATAATTGGTGAAAAAGGAATCATTTCTACCAATATCAACGATAGTTCTCCATTGATGCCTAAGTTATACTTGAATGATGGAACCACAGAATTTGGTCCTGAAGTTGAGAAAAATGATGAGCCTGAATATGGCCATCAACGCAAATGGATCGATGCTTGTAAAGCAGGTTTCAACAGCCCGGAACATAAGGCGTTGACTTCTTCCTTTGACTATGCAGGCCCTATGACCGAAACAGTCTTGATGGGTAACCTTGCGACAAGAAGTTATATGCTTCGCAGGGAGAATGCAGAAGGAAAAGCTGAATTCTTTGGAAGGAAAAAATTACTTTGGGATGGTGAAAACATGAGGATTACTAACCTTGAAGAAGCCAACCAATTTGTTGGTAGAAATCATAGAGAAGGATTTAAAATCTAA
- a CDS encoding VF530 family protein, with translation MANELEKQPNNPLHGIRLVDILDYLIHEYGFNELGQRINIRCFTNNPTLKSSLTFLRKTPWAREKVEELYIKTKHRNSNNEDY, from the coding sequence ATGGCAAATGAATTAGAAAAACAACCTAATAATCCGTTACACGGTATCCGCTTGGTAGATATTTTGGATTATTTGATCCATGAATATGGTTTTAATGAATTGGGTCAGCGGATCAATATCCGTTGTTTTACCAATAACCCCACTCTCAAATCTTCGCTAACTTTTTTAAGAAAAACGCCTTGGGCAAGGGAAAAAGTAGAGGAACTTTATATTAAGACGAAGCATCGCAACAGCAATAATGAAGACTATTGA